In Thunnus thynnus chromosome 4, fThuThy2.1, whole genome shotgun sequence, a genomic segment contains:
- the tbc1d20 gene encoding TBC1 domain family member 20 yields MKKSRSSGASSPVNGKQCNDWDTKRKRKTAEITQALSASPVDVAALRRMAISEGGLLTDEIRCQVWPQLLNVAPNFLDQEPETVERENNKDYNQVLLDVQRSLRRFPPGMPDEQREGLQEELIDIILRVLKRNPQLHYYQGYHDIVVTFLLVLGERLATALVEKLSTHHLRDFMDPTMDNTKHILNYLMPIIERVNPEVHDFMQQAEVGTVFALSWLITWFGHVLSDFRHVVRLYDFFLACHPLMPIYFAAVIVLYREEEVLECECDMAMVHHLLSQIPQDLPYETLISRAGDLFVQFPPSELAREAASHDNMASSTFKDFDLASTQQRPDSVLRRRRRQKQAALESSVVAVAQPSAARRFVRLAVMGLTVALGAAALAVVNTALEWAPKLDLFP; encoded by the exons atgaagaaatctAGAAGTTCTGGTGCCTCGTCACCAGTGAATGGAAAACAGTGTAATG ACTGGGACACCAAacgaaaaagaaaaactgcGGAAATCACACAGGCCCTGAGTGCGAGTCCAGTGGATGTAGCAGCTCTGAGGAGGATGGCCATCAGTGAAGGGGGTCTACTGACTGATGAGATACGCTGTCAAGTGTGGCCTCAGCTTCTCAACGTTGCCCCAAACTTCTTGGATCAGGAACCAG AAACAGTAGAGCGGGAGAATAACAAGGACTACAACCAGGTGTTGCTGGATGTCCAGCGTTCCCTACGAAGGTTCCCGCCTG GTATGCCAGATGAGCAGCGGGAAGGTCTCCAGGAGGAGCTAATTGACATCATCCTTCGAGTTCTGAAACGTAATCCCCAGCTGCACTATTACCAAGGATACCATGACATTGTTGTGACCTTTCTGCTGGTCCTGGGAGAACGCCTAGCAACTGCTCTTGTGGAAAAGCTCTCCACGCATCACCTCAG GGACTTCATGGATCCCACCATggacaacacaaaacacattcttAACTACTTGATGCCTATCATTGAGAGGGTCAACCCTGAGGTGCACGACTTCATGCAACA GGCTGAGGTGGGTACAGTCTTCGCACTCAGTTGGCTGATCACCTGGTTTGGCCATGTCCTGTCAGACTTCCGCCATGTTGTACGGTTGTATGACTTTTTCCTGGCCTGCCATCCATTGATGCCCATCTACTTTGCTGCTGTG ATCGTACTGTACAGAGAAGAGGAGGTGTTGGAGTGTGAATGTGATATGGCCATGGTCCATCACCTGCTGTCTCAGATTCCCCAGGATCTGCCATATGAGACTCTCATCAGCCGAGCAGGAGACCTCTTTGTCCAGTTCCCACCCTCTGAACTGGCTAGAGAGGCTGCCTCACATGACAA CATGGCATCCTCTACCTTTAAGGACTTTGACCTTGCATCAACTCAGCAGCGACCAGACTCTGTTCTCCGTCGTCGACGTAGACAGAAACAGGCTGCGCTGGAAAGCTCAGTAGTGGCAGTGGCCCAACCTTCGGCAGCACGTCGGTTTGTTCGTTTGGCAGTCATGGGTCTGACGGTGGCTTTAGGGGCAGCAGCTCTCGCTGTGGTCAACACTGCCCTAGAGTGGGCCCCCAAACTGGACCTGTTTCCTTGA